A part of Haliotis asinina isolate JCU_RB_2024 chromosome 10, JCU_Hal_asi_v2, whole genome shotgun sequence genomic DNA contains:
- the LOC137298990 gene encoding chitin synthase chs-2-like, whose protein sequence is MSVQGEDNPGFQMEELTLDMTHNRVGGLRRTRTIEDLAEEEGGVTQQHQHEWDRFEQKHEKLISTSAENKQWRATRNRICKAITILLLLLVNLSLLVISKLSILTLTSHVGQTLMPGTDDRGAVIIEVRLVWALLLCILVPTILNLVLSIWRLCTQKTDTEKAEEKKNAKERMKAILPMVVCVVTELVHSFGVFLLTFLVLPHLQPVTGCVVMLTAGLVPSITRLLTEWRHGQAPLTHNILTFVLALLYIANFVTWRVLSRVQTSISLTVLLPASVLMLSVKWWSNYVGKHFGLSNMITQPHALMDFFASLIQIATIFLSAVILFGYSSSAACVRTLFGLEEAAKGCSIFSNVLLINYSSKLDELCLGNFYFAMAGTVILCGCIFYILAVASCKARIQVLCFSLPLFFSTPATLGLLWLIVHFGDTAYRVCFFKNITSTDRMFGTVDTPTWVCGSVAWILFYMVFGHIWFPTEERLAKREKLFVGPFYCGILVGESLTLSRRTTSKRRKPEEQRTVTQAEDNGVPLVIACITMWHETEREMTQVLRSIYRLAIDSGASRTWAYIKAQDTYSEEPNQNQGGVRRRNTPKQDTQTTVSSNDDRYDFEAHVFLDDAFEEADDGDEPRFNTWTEQLIRVVQEVAGKTTKASYRPTPYGGKLAWKLPGVRETVLTAHLKDKTKIRNKKRWSQVMYLYYLLGFRYKKEDILNNIFLLALDGDVDFQDGAVKMLLDRMKRDPDVGAACGRIHPIGTGTGPILWYQKFEYAVSHWLQKATEHVTGCVLCSPGCFSLYRASALTSKDVIRKYATMSTEARHFVQYDQGEDRWLCTLLLQRGHKIEYCAASDSFTFAPEGFGEFLNQRKRWNPSTIANMIDLLSGWRHLTKLNKNISSLFLIYEAALMVCLLLTPGTIFLLIIGAINVAFPGIPLYGALIFNLIPVGVFIAVCLYTQAKTQIKVAGVLCILYMLLMMMVLVGLVLQADKHGYCSMTTIFLITILGIFFVSALLHPQEFSCIFAGVIYFFFTPTMSMLMVIYSLCNLNSISWGTREGKLPTKPEQDSGNQGRQLQSVWSRWHSLCRCMCLAPEENKSILDKLNNIQKILEQSRDQVDGEPHDRVYMFPSHPSKERFVKAKVDDSEDRFWKELITKYLQPQTAQPEYQDQIRRDLKELRNKSCLLFLVANSLLIVLVITLQMNAQLTVGLPCKSVRFVGEDFEPISVTFMVVFGVLLVIQFTAMLIHRFSTFVHIISTTNIRQKSQRSEDMRDDVAAIKVIKCITSHHLKTLHRKSIWGDRKISDELGGKRQSLGKDFVDVCRRLGEGRDEVDGQQRSPTETLSIAHIAKKVRTTEAFVKQVMKRINDSNRETSGKRRQNIKSTVSDHLSGSSSGSSSDADIHQTSVKETYASTSVQRVYDETNSSAAVVHINSRTSVWELDRRNDVISEELSSQSKLRRPPQRRRVSAKHAAKARPSEAPVDVNMPSHPHAVDIDALKNETRL, encoded by the exons ATGTCTGTACAAGGGGAAGATAATCCTGGTTTCCAGATGGAAGAACTTACTCTGGATATGACCCATAATCGTGTAGGCGGTCTCAGGCGGACTCGAACCATCGAGGACCTCGCTGAGGAGGAAGGCGGAGTTACACA GCAGCACCAACACGAATGGGACAGATTTGAGCAGAAACACGAGAAGCTTATCTCTACATCTGCTGAAAATAAACAATGGAGGGCCACCAGGAACAGAATCTGCAAGGCTATTACCATCCTCCTCTTGCTCCTTGTGAACCTGTCTCTGCTAGTCATCTCAAAACTCTCCATCCTTACTCTAACAAGTCACGTTGGCCAGACATTGATGCCAGGGACAGATGACCGTGGTGCGGTAATCATCGAAGTGAGACTAGTCTGGGCACTGCTTCTCTGTATTTTAGTTCCGACTATTTTGAACCTTGTCCTCAGTATCTGGAGACTTTGCACACAGAAAACTGACACGGAAAAGGCCGAAGAAAAGAAAAATGCTAAAGAAAGGATGAAGGCGATACTGCCCATGGTTGTG TGTGTGGTGACGGAGCTTGTTCATTCGTTTGGGGTTTTTCTTCTGACATTCCTGGTGCTGCCACACCTGCAACCAGTGACGGGATGTGTTGTGATGCTGACAGCTGGACTCGTTCCATCTATCACTCGACTTCTGACAGAATGGCGACATGGTCAAGCTCCTTTAACACATAATATCCTAACATTCGTTCTGGCCTTATTATACATTGCCAATTTTGTCACATGGCGAGTTCTCTCCCGCGTCCAAACATCCATTTCATTGACAGTTCTACTTCCCGCGAGTGTCCTTATGCTTTCTGTTAAGTGGTGGAGTAATTATGTCGGCAAACACTTTGGGTTATCGAATATGATAACACAGCCACATGCGTTGATGGATTTCTTTGCATCACTGATACAGATAGCAACTATATTTCTCTCTGCTGTTATCTTATTTGGCTACAGTAGCAGCGCAGCTTGTGTAAGGACGCTGTTTGGACTCGAGGAAGCAGCAAAAGGGTGTTCTATATTCAGTAATGTTTTGCTTATAAACTATAGCAGTAAACTGGATGAGTTATGTTTAGGTAACTTCTACTTTGCCATGGCAGGAACAGTAATACTGTGTGGATGCATCTTTTACATACTGGCTGTGGCGTCCTGCAAGGCGCGCATTCAGGTCCTCTGCTTTTCACTTCCGTTGTTCTTTTCAACTCCCGCAACACTCGGACTGCTTTGGTTGATTGTCCATTTTGGAGATACAGCTTACCGAGTgtgtttctttaaaaacattACATCCACGGATCGCATGTTCGGAACTGTTGACACACCAACATGGGTTTGTGGGAGCGTCGCCTGGATCCTGTTCTATATGGTGTTTGGACATATATGGTTCCCGACAGAAGAACGACTTGCTAAAAGAGAAAA ATTATTTGTCGGACCTTTCTATTGTGGAATACTTGTTGGCGAGTCGCTGACTCTGTCCAGAAGAACGACTTCCAAAAGAAGG AAACCTGAAGAACAGCGAACTGTTACACAAGCAGAGGATAATGGCGTACCCTTGGTAATCGCCTGTATCACAATGTGGCATGAGACTGAACGAGAAATGACTCAAGTTTTGAGATCTATATACAG ATTGGCCATAGATAGTGGCGCATCACGGACATGGGCGTATATCAAAGCTCAAGACACGTACTCTGAAGAGCCGAATCAGAACCAGGGTGGTGTGAGAAGAAGAAATACCCCAAAACAGGACACCCAAACTACAGTCAGTTCCAATGATGACAGATACGACTTTGAAG CACATGTATTCCTTGATGATGCTTTTGAAGAAGCAGATGATGGAGATGAACCTCGATTCAATACATGGACTGAACAGTTGATACGAGTTGTGCAGGAGGTTGCTGG aaaaacaaccaaagcGTCTTATCGTCCAACTCCCTATGGAGGAAAACTCGCCTGGAAATTACCAGGAGTTAGAGAAACGGTCCTGACGGCCCACTTGAAGGACAAAACCAAAATCAGAAATAAGAAACGATGGAGTCAG GTAATGTATCTTTACTACCTCCTCGGATTCCGATACAAGAAAGAGGATATACTAAACAATATCTTTCTGCTAGCCTTGGATGGGGATGTGGACTTTCAGGATGGTGCTGTGAAGATGTTGTTGGACCGGATGAAGCGAGACCCAGATGTAGGGGCAGCTTGTGGAAGGATACATCCAATTGGAACAGGAACCG GTCCAATTCTGTGGTACCAGAAGTTCGAGTATGCTGTGAGTCATTGGCTGCAGAAGGCAACAGAGCATGTTACAGGCTGTGTTCTCTGTAGCCCTGGGTGTTTTAGTCTGTACAGAGCCTCTGCACTTACATCCAAGGATGTCATACGGAAATATGCCACCATGTCAACTGAAGCTAGACATTTTGTCCAGTACGATCAAG GTGAGGATCGATGGTTGTGTACCTTGTTGCTTCAACGAGGACATAAAATCGAATACTGTGCTGCTTCCGATTCATTCACGTTTGCTCCAGAAGGATTTGGCGAGTTCCTCAACCAACGAAAACGGTGGAATCCGTCAACAATCGCAAACATGATCGACTTGTTAAGT GGTTGGAGGCACCTGACAAAGCTGAACAAGAATATATCCTCACTCTTTCTAATATATGAAGCGGCACTGATGGTATGCCTTCTCTTGACTCCTGGAACCATCTTTCTTTTGATCATTGGAGCCATCAACGTAGCCTTTCCTGGGATACCCCTGTATGGAGCCCTCATATTCAATCTAATTCCGGTTGGTGTCTTCATAGCGGTCTGTCTGTACACTCAAGCCAAAACACAG ATCAAGGTGGCTGGCGTCCTCTGCATCTTGTACatgttgctgatgatgatggtacTGGTAGGGCTTGTCCTTCAAGCAGATAAGCATGGCTACTGTTCCATGACCACTATCTTTCTCATCACCATCCTGGGGATATTCTTTGTGTCTGCTCTTCTTCATCCGCAAGAATTCAGCTGCATCTTCGCTGGTGTCATTTACTTCTTCTTCACCCCGACAATGTCAATGTTGATGGTCATTTACTCCTTGTGTAACCTTAACAGCATCTCGTGGGGAACACGAGAAGGAAAACTGCCAACCAAACCCGAGCAAGACAGCGGTaaccaggggagacaactccagtCAGTATGGTCTCGATGGCATTCTCTCTGCCGATGCATGTGTTTGGCTCCAGAGGAAAACAAAAGTATATTGGATAAGTTGAATAATATTCAAAAGATTCTGGAACAGAGTCGTGATCAAG TGGATGGTGAGCCTCACGACAGGGTGTACATGTTCCCTTCTCACCCTTCAAAGGAACGATTCGTTAAAGCAAAGGTGGACGACAGCGAAGACAGATTCTGGAAAGAACTCATTACAAAATACTTACAACCCCAAACTGCCCAACCTGAATATCAGGACCAAATCAGGAGAGACTTAAAAGAACTCAGAAATAAGTCTTGCCTGTTGTTTCTTGTGGCAAACAGTCTTCTCATCGTTCTTGTCATTACGCTTCAAATGAACGCACAGCTCACCGTAGGTCTTCCTTGTAAAAGTGTAAGGTTCGTCGGGGAAGACTTCGAGCCTATTTCAGTTACATTTATGGTTGTTTTCGGTGTACTGCTTGTGATACAGTTCACAGCAATGCTGATCCACCGATTCTCGACATTTGTTCATATaatttcaacaacaaacattcgACAAAAGTCGCAGAGGAGTGAAGACATGCGCGATGATGTTGCTGCCATTAAGGTTATTAAGtgtataacatcacatcatCTGAAGACCTTACACAGGAAGTCGATCTGGGGAGACAGAAAGATTTCTGATGAACTTGGTGGTAAGAGGCAAAGTCTTGGGAAGGATTTTGTCGATGTTTGTAGGAGACTGGGAGAAGGGAGGGATGAAGTGGATGGGCAACAACGGTCGCCAACAGAGACGTTGTCTATAGCACACATCGCAAAGAAAGTGAGAACAACAGAAGCTTTTGTGAAGCAGGTCATGAAGAGAATAAATGACAGCAACAGAGAGACAAGTGGGAAAAGGAGGCAGAACATCAAGAGCACAGTATCTGATCATTTGTCAGGTTCATCCAGTGGCTCGTCTTCAGACGCGGATATACATCAAACTTCCGTTAAAGAAACATATGCATCTACATCTGTTCAAAGAGTGTATGACGAAACAAATTCGTCAGCTGCTGTAGTCCATATCAACAGTCGTACAAGCGTCTGGGAACTCGACCGAAGGAATGATGTCATATCTGAGGAACTTTCGTCCCAATCAAAGCTAAGAAGACCGCCACAGAGAAGACGAGTTTCAGCGAAGCATGCTGCAAAAGCAAGGCCCTCTGAAGCTCCTGTAGACGTTAACATGCCATCTCACCCCCATGCAGTAGATATTGATGCTTTGAAAAACGAAACGAGATTGTGA